A stretch of the Gracilinanus agilis isolate LMUSP501 chromosome 4, AgileGrace, whole genome shotgun sequence genome encodes the following:
- the TENT5C gene encoding terminal nucleotidyltransferase 5C, whose product MADETNTRDCMSFSVLNWDQVSRLNEVLTEVVPIHGRGNFPTLKITLKDIVQTVRNRLEEAGIKVQDVRLNGSAAGHVLVKDNGLGCKDLDLIFHVALPTEAEFQLVRDVVLCSLLNFLPEGVNKLKISPVTLKEAYVQKLVKVCTDTDRWSLISLSNKNGRNVELKFVDSIRRQFEFSVDSFQIILDSLLLYYDCSSNPMSEHFHPTVIGESVYGDFEAAFDHLQNRLIATKNPEEIRGGGLLKYSNLLVRDFRPTDQEEIKTLERYMCSRFFIDFPDILEQQRKLETYLQNHFAEEERSKYDYLMILRRVVNESTVCLMGHERRQTLNLISLLALRVLAEQNIIPNATNVTCYYQPAPYVSDGNFNNYYVANTPMPYSQPYPTWLPCN is encoded by the coding sequence ATGGCAGATGAGACAAACACCAGGGATTGCATGTCTTTCAGTGTGCTGAACTGGGATCAGGTCAGTCGGCTGAATGAAGTTTTGACTGAGGTTGTACCAATCCATGGACGGGGCAACTTTCCTACCCTGAAGATCACACTGAAGGATATTGTTCAGACTGTCCGAAACAGGCTGGAGGAGGCAGGAATCAAGGTGCAGGATGTTCGACTGAATGGCTCTGCAGCCGGTCACGTCTTGGTCAAAGACAATGGCTTGGGTTGTAAAGACCTGGACCTAATTTTTCATGTGGCTCTTCCAACAGAGGCAGAGTTTCAGCTTGTCCGAGATGTTGTTCTGtgttctcttctgaacttcttgcCCGAGGGAGTCAACAAGCTAAAAATCAGTCCAGTGACTCTTAAGGAGGCCTATGTCCAGAAGCTGGTAAAGGTCTGCACAGACACTGACCGTTGGAGTTTGATCTCCCTCTCCAACAAGAATGGAAGGAATGTGGAACTGAAGTTTGTAGATTCCATTCGCCGTCAGTTTGAGTTTAGCGTGGACTCCTTCCAAATCATTCTGGACTCTTTGCTTTTGTACTATGACTGTTCAAGCAATCCCATGTCTGAACACTTCCACCCCACTGTGATTGGGGAGAGTGTGTATGGCGACTTCGAGGCAGCCTTTGACCACCTCCAGAACAGACTGATTGCTACCAAGAACCCAGAAGAAATCAGGGGCGGGGGACTCCTGAAGTATAGTAACCTTCTGGTACGGGATTTCAGACCCACAGACCAAGAAGAAATCAAGACCCTAGAGCGTTACATGTGTTCCAGGTTCTTCATCGACTTTCCAGACATTCTGGAGCAGCAGAGGAAATTGGAGACCTACCTCCAGAACCACTTCGCTGAAGAGGAGAGAAGCAAGTACGACTACCTCATGATCCTTCGTCGGGTCGTGAACGAGAGCACTGTGTGCCTCATGGGACATGAACGGAGGCAGACACTCAACCTCATCTCCCTCCTGGCCCTGCGTGTGCTGGCAGAGCAGAACATCATCCCGAATGCCACCAATGTTACATGCTACTACCAGCCCGCTCCCTACGTCAGTGATGGCAACTTCAACAACTACTATGTCGCTAATACTCCGATGCCCTACAGCCAGCCGTATCCCACCTGGCTGCCCTGTAATTAA